In Lachnospiraceae bacterium, one DNA window encodes the following:
- a CDS encoding MaoC family dehydratase has translation MAEKYEYVFKPFSSFKVGDSVSFTNEFSAEDVRQFSELTGDLNPIHLDEEFAKTTFFGTRLVQGAFVDAVCGTIIAPFCGTASINMGQEWGCPAPTRVGDSVTYEVTVKEMVEEKHDLILELKGTRQDGTVVFTGTNRVKIMDKKKNH, from the coding sequence ATGGCAGAGAAGTATGAGTATGTATTTAAACCATTTTCCAGCTTCAAGGTAGGCGACAGCGTCAGCTTTACCAATGAGTTTTCTGCGGAGGATGTGCGCCAGTTCTCTGAACTGACCGGAGATTTGAACCCAATCCATCTGGACGAGGAATTTGCAAAAACTACATTCTTCGGAACCAGACTGGTTCAGGGCGCATTTGTAGACGCGGTATGCGGCACCATTATTGCGCCGTTCTGCGGAACCGCAAGCATCAACATGGGACAGGAATGGGGATGCCCGGCACCTACCCGTGTAGGTGATTCCGTTACCTATGAGGTAACCGTAAAGGAAATGGTAGAGGAAAAGCATGACCTGATTCTGGAATTAAAGGGAACCAGACAGGATGGAACCGTGGTATTTACAGGAACAAACCGCGTAAAAATCATGGATAAGAAGAAAAACCATTAA